GGGGACAACGGCGCGGATCTGCACGAACGGGGGCGCACGGTGCCTGTCCACCACCACACCGTGGGGGACATGCCCAGGTCCACCACGACACCGTGGGGGACAAGCCCAGGTCCACCACGACACCGTGGGGGACAAGCCCAGGTCCACCACGACACCGTGGGGGACTCCGCATGTCTTGCGGGGGATCCCGCTGTGCCTATGATAGGTGAGACACCCTGCCCCTCAAGAATTAGTGTAGGGCGGGAAGGGAGCCATCATGAACAACAACGGCAAGCCAGGCGAAGATCGGGTCGTGAAGTCCAAGCCGATAGAGGCGCAGCCTTCTATGCACTCGGCAGCCTATCGTGATCCGGAAGTGACCGAGAGACCCGTCCGACGGCAGTTCACCACCGAGTACAAGCTGCGCATCCTACGCGAGATAGATGAGAATCCCGGTCAGAAGAGCGCCATCTTGCGGCGCGAGGGGCTGTACTCTTCTCACCTCGGCAAGTTTCGACAGCTACGCGATCGCGTCGAGAACAAAGGCCTGGAGCCCCTGAAGCGAGGCCGCAAGCCCAAGGAGCGCAACCCCCTCGAGCGCCGCGTTGCTGAGCTCGAGCGCGAGAAACGCAAACTGGAGGGGCGGCTCAAGAAGGCCGAGCTCATCATCGACATCCAAAAAAAAGTCTCCGAGATGTTGGGGATCCCCCTGAACAACCGCGGTCTCGACGACGACGACTGATCGAGACGGCTCGCGCATCGGCTGAGGTCCTTGGAGCGCGAAACCTCTGCACGGCTCTGGGGCTGTCTCGTGCAACCTTCTACCGCCAGCTGAGGCCCTCGAGAGAGCGTGCTGCAGCACCGAGACGCCCGCCGCCGCCGCG
This genomic stretch from Pseudomonadota bacterium harbors:
- a CDS encoding transposase, with product MDENPGQKSAILRREGLYSSHLGKFRQLRDRVENKGLEPLKRGRKPKERNPLERRVAELEREKRKLEGRLKKAELIIDIQKKVSEMLGIPLNNRGLDDDD